A section of the Streptomyces xinghaiensis S187 genome encodes:
- a CDS encoding helix-turn-helix transcriptional regulator yields MTVIRVLVVDDHRIFAESLAAALAAEQDVEVAAAGSGPAALRCLERAAADGRRFDVMLVDADLGCAPPVPGAARNGPTAIGTARAGGAERGAVDGISLVAGVRERRPAVRTVVLAERDDSARAAAALQAGASGWVAKDCSLSRLLAVIRGVLRGETHLPPALLTGVLRELTAARKHRTESERLVQSLTPREREVLRCMVAGLGRKAVAERLFLSPHTVRTHMQNVLGKLGVHSTLAAVALARRAGVGPAEDLPAVGSTG; encoded by the coding sequence GTGACAGTCATCAGGGTGCTGGTGGTGGACGACCACCGCATCTTCGCCGAGTCGCTCGCCGCCGCTCTCGCCGCCGAACAGGACGTCGAGGTGGCGGCGGCGGGCAGTGGGCCGGCGGCGCTGCGCTGTCTGGAGCGGGCCGCCGCGGACGGCCGCCGGTTCGACGTCATGCTCGTCGACGCCGACCTGGGCTGCGCCCCGCCGGTGCCCGGGGCGGCGAGGAACGGCCCGACCGCCATCGGCACCGCCCGGGCCGGCGGCGCGGAGCGCGGCGCCGTGGACGGCATATCCCTGGTCGCCGGCGTCCGCGAACGGCGGCCCGCGGTCCGTACGGTGGTGCTCGCCGAGCGGGACGACTCGGCGCGCGCCGCGGCGGCCCTGCAGGCCGGGGCCTCCGGCTGGGTCGCCAAGGACTGCTCGCTCTCCCGGCTGCTGGCCGTCATACGCGGGGTGCTCCGCGGGGAGACCCATCTGCCGCCCGCTCTGCTCACCGGTGTCCTGCGGGAGCTGACCGCGGCGCGCAAGCATCGCACGGAGAGCGAGCGGCTGGTGCAGTCACTGACCCCGCGGGAGCGGGAGGTGCTGCGGTGCATGGTGGCGGGCCTCGGCCGTAAGGCCGTCGCCGAACGGCTGTTCCTCTCCCCGCACACGGTCCGCACCCATATGCAGAACGTCCTGGGCAAGCTCGGGGTGCACTCCACTCTCGCCGCGGTCGCCCTCGCGCGCCGCGCCGGGGTGGGCCCGGCGGAGGACCTGCCCGCCGTCGGCAGCACGGGCTGA
- the galK gene encoding galactokinase, giving the protein MTDQQTAGGSHGPHRTPGAGPGARTGTETPETDGPVSDEQLAGTFAALYGYEPEGLWAAPGRVNLIGEHTDYNDGYVLPLALPHTARAAVSRRDDGVLRLHSGDVPGGVVELRADALEPGAPGLGWAAYPAGVVWALRDAGHPVTGLDLHVSSTVPVGAGLSSSAALEIVTALALNDLHGLGLRPWQLARLAQRAENVFVGMPCGIMDQTASACCTAGHALHLDTRDLTQRQVPFDLAADGLRLLVVDTRVQHALGDSAYAERRASCEEGAALLDVPALRDVALGQLDEALSRLGDETLRRRVRHVVTENRRVEEVTARLGAGDTRGVGPLLTAGHASLRDDFEVSCPELDLAVESACAAGALGARMTGGGFGGSAIALVEEAAAEPVAKAVTKAFAAAGHREPRVFPAVPSAGARRLA; this is encoded by the coding sequence AACCCCGGAGACGGACGGGCCCGTATCCGACGAGCAGCTCGCCGGCACCTTCGCGGCCCTGTACGGCTACGAGCCCGAAGGGCTGTGGGCCGCCCCCGGCCGCGTCAACCTCATCGGCGAGCACACCGACTACAACGACGGATACGTGCTCCCGCTGGCCCTCCCGCACACCGCCCGCGCCGCCGTGTCCCGCCGCGACGACGGCGTGCTGCGCCTGCACTCCGGCGATGTGCCCGGCGGCGTGGTCGAACTGCGCGCCGACGCCCTGGAGCCCGGCGCGCCCGGCTTGGGCTGGGCCGCGTACCCCGCCGGCGTGGTGTGGGCGCTGCGCGACGCCGGCCACCCGGTCACCGGCCTGGACCTGCACGTGAGTTCGACCGTCCCGGTCGGCGCCGGGCTGTCCTCCTCCGCCGCCCTGGAGATCGTCACCGCGCTCGCGCTCAACGACCTCCACGGACTGGGGCTGCGCCCCTGGCAGTTGGCGCGGCTGGCGCAGCGCGCCGAGAACGTCTTCGTCGGCATGCCCTGCGGGATCATGGACCAGACGGCCTCCGCCTGCTGCACCGCGGGCCACGCCCTGCACCTCGACACCCGCGACCTGACCCAGCGGCAGGTACCGTTCGACCTCGCCGCCGACGGGCTGCGCCTGCTGGTCGTGGACACCCGCGTCCAGCACGCCCTGGGCGACAGCGCCTACGCGGAGCGGCGCGCGAGCTGTGAGGAGGGCGCCGCCCTCCTGGACGTCCCCGCCCTGCGCGACGTCGCCCTCGGGCAACTGGACGAAGCGCTCTCCCGGCTCGGTGACGAGACGCTGCGCCGCCGGGTGCGCCATGTCGTCACCGAGAACCGGCGCGTGGAGGAGGTCACCGCCCGCCTCGGGGCCGGGGACACGCGCGGCGTCGGCCCGCTGCTCACCGCCGGGCACGCCTCGCTCCGCGACGACTTCGAGGTGTCCTGCCCGGAGCTCGACCTGGCGGTGGAGTCCGCGTGTGCCGCGGGTGCGCTCGGGGCGCGGATGACGGGCGGCGGCTTCGGCGGCTCGGCGATCGCGCTGGTGGAGGAGGCGGCGGCGGAGCCGGTGGCGAAGGCGGTCACTAAGGCCTTCGCGGCGGCCGGGCACCGTGAGCCCCGGGTCTTCCCGGCCGTACCGTCGGCGGGCGCGCGCCGGCTGGCCTGA